In a single window of the Pseudomonas entomophila genome:
- a CDS encoding GNAT family N-acetyltransferase — MTIVRGFEERDAAQISALFNRVYGEDYFYPEIYLPSVICHHNRTQRWQSVVALQGDRIVGHASLWRSSGDERCAELAMIVVDPEMRGQGIATRLGKDLCGRARQQQLAVLTIKMVASHLWTQRLGLALGFQATGLLLDYVESPFSHPARETAILGVLPLQAHPIPLCGMPGGQPAWIAPLIERFGAVAAHVTRDCGVPPKVTVQDDRMDLIIECATYPSIVEASRLPSARMTHLWLKMDANLAMALSAFHQAGYVDTGLALGPERQWYWLLQRGFSGRQMQLHCPTARALLAGVTQEAPHAEAC; from the coding sequence ATGACGATCGTTCGCGGGTTCGAGGAACGTGATGCGGCGCAGATCAGCGCGTTGTTCAACAGGGTCTATGGCGAGGACTACTTCTACCCGGAGATCTACCTGCCCTCCGTCATCTGCCACCACAACCGGACGCAGCGTTGGCAATCCGTGGTCGCGCTGCAGGGGGATCGTATCGTCGGCCATGCCTCGCTGTGGCGTTCTTCGGGTGATGAACGCTGCGCCGAGCTGGCGATGATCGTCGTCGATCCCGAGATGAGGGGGCAAGGAATCGCCACCCGGTTGGGCAAGGACCTGTGTGGGCGAGCCCGTCAGCAGCAGTTGGCGGTGCTGACGATCAAGATGGTCGCCAGCCACCTGTGGACACAGCGACTGGGGCTCGCACTGGGGTTCCAGGCAACGGGGCTGCTGCTGGATTACGTCGAGTCGCCGTTCAGCCATCCGGCGCGCGAAACAGCCATTCTGGGTGTTCTGCCACTGCAGGCGCACCCTATACCGCTTTGCGGGATGCCGGGTGGCCAGCCGGCGTGGATCGCTCCGCTGATCGAGCGCTTCGGGGCCGTTGCCGCCCACGTCACGAGGGATTGTGGCGTGCCCCCGAAAGTAACCGTTCAAGACGATCGCATGGATTTGATCATCGAGTGTGCAACCTATCCCTCGATCGTCGAAGCCTCCCGCTTGCCATCCGCCCGGATGACGCATCTCTGGTTGAAGATGGATGCCAACTTGGCAATGGCGCTGTCGGCGTTTCATCAGGCAGGTTATGTCGACACGGGGCTGGCATTGGGGCCCGAGCGGCAATGGTACTGGTTGTTGCAGCGCGGTTTTTCCGGTCGCCAGATGCAGCTTCACTGTCCGACGGCGCGTGCGTTGCTTGCTGGCGTGACACAGGAGGCGCCCCACGCTGAAGCGTGTTGA
- a CDS encoding LexA family transcriptional regulator yields the protein MNTSGDRLKALLQECDLTPSDFAAQRKVTPQHVNNWLKRGVPQARVEEIAGLFCVHPGWLRSGEGPKHPGPFTPPRPPRPREEPPMPLLALGTECVPLPLYRPHESGLAAVPGLHQPIPREALDCIRVAPQHAFCIGMPASNMAPYLPQGTLLAVDRSFTRVVEGECYALLHNGKLRVHQLTLGRHGTLCLHSHDRLNHPTERYTAYQRRAQRLEILGWVFWWSCLRPARPG from the coding sequence ATGAACACTTCCGGCGACCGCCTCAAAGCCCTCCTGCAGGAGTGCGACCTGACCCCTTCGGACTTTGCCGCCCAACGCAAGGTCACCCCCCAGCACGTCAACAACTGGCTCAAGCGCGGCGTGCCCCAGGCGCGCGTCGAGGAAATCGCCGGGTTGTTCTGCGTGCACCCCGGCTGGCTGCGTAGCGGCGAAGGACCAAAACACCCGGGCCCTTTCACGCCACCCCGTCCGCCCAGGCCCCGCGAGGAACCACCCATGCCATTGCTGGCCTTGGGCACGGAGTGTGTGCCACTCCCCCTTTATCGCCCCCACGAAAGTGGCCTCGCGGCCGTGCCGGGCCTTCATCAGCCAATCCCCAGGGAAGCGCTCGACTGTATCCGCGTGGCCCCGCAACACGCGTTCTGCATCGGCATGCCGGCAAGCAACATGGCCCCCTACCTGCCACAAGGCACATTGCTGGCCGTCGACCGCAGCTTCACCCGTGTCGTCGAGGGTGAATGCTATGCACTGCTGCACAATGGCAAGCTGCGCGTGCACCAGCTCACCCTTGGCCGCCACGGTACCCTGTGCCTGCACAGCCACGACCGCCTCAACCACCCGACCGAGCGCTATACCGCCTACCAACGCCGGGCACAGCGCCTGGAGATCCTCGGCTGGGTATTCTGGTGGTCGTGCCTGCGCCCCGCCCGCCCAGGCTGA
- a CDS encoding phenylacetate--CoA ligase family protein — MDYSSKCPLALAWLVDHAREHSPYYARLYRDLPKAGWTLADLPMVDTQQYWARGAVLKDWPVLTGPVTDAIVYKTGGTTGAAKHSVYTQAEWDQFITTFGRSLGARLEPGDRVANLFFAGDLYASFLFIQGALAKTQVPICVFPFTGAVDPQALATQVRQHGINVLAGVPGKLLHAIASLEQHGIQLPGVRTVLYGGESVFAEQHALFKAVLPNANVVSIGCASVDAGLIGASAVDCAPGEHRVFEPDTLVEIVDEASGEPIHETNRTGLLVVTNLTRTLMPIIRYPVGDLAQWSEAPGSAGRKFKLAGRNSLGHRVRVGYATVFPDELASAIEARLGHCPWQLLIDRKNGTDFIELRIAHPGDGGCAEALQQSLKAGDAAVVELMEKGALAVSVNWCQPSALVTNQRTGKLLRVVDRRDYQCPRDEVGQ; from the coding sequence ATGGATTACTCCAGCAAATGCCCGCTTGCACTGGCATGGCTCGTCGATCATGCCCGGGAACATTCCCCCTACTATGCCCGCTTGTATCGGGACCTCCCGAAAGCGGGCTGGACACTGGCCGACCTGCCGATGGTCGATACACAGCAGTACTGGGCCCGCGGCGCGGTTCTCAAGGACTGGCCTGTGCTGACGGGGCCCGTGACGGATGCGATCGTCTACAAGACCGGTGGCACGACGGGGGCAGCCAAGCATTCGGTCTACACCCAGGCTGAATGGGATCAGTTCATCACGACATTCGGGCGCAGCCTTGGCGCCAGGCTCGAGCCTGGGGATCGTGTGGCCAATCTGTTCTTCGCAGGTGACCTGTATGCCAGCTTCCTGTTCATTCAAGGGGCGTTGGCCAAGACCCAGGTGCCGATCTGCGTGTTTCCCTTCACCGGAGCGGTCGATCCACAGGCGCTGGCGACACAGGTCAGACAGCACGGGATCAACGTTCTGGCGGGCGTACCTGGAAAACTCCTGCACGCCATCGCCAGTCTCGAACAGCACGGCATCCAGCTGCCAGGGGTCAGGACCGTCCTGTACGGCGGGGAAAGTGTGTTTGCCGAACAACACGCGTTGTTCAAGGCGGTGCTACCCAACGCCAACGTGGTATCGATCGGCTGTGCCAGCGTGGACGCGGGCCTGATCGGCGCCAGCGCGGTCGATTGCGCGCCGGGTGAGCATCGCGTTTTCGAACCCGACACCCTTGTCGAGATTGTCGATGAAGCGTCGGGCGAGCCGATCCACGAAACCAACCGTACCGGCCTGTTGGTGGTGACCAACCTGACGCGCACCTTGATGCCCATCATTCGCTATCCCGTCGGTGATCTGGCGCAATGGAGCGAAGCACCGGGGAGCGCCGGCCGCAAGTTCAAGCTCGCCGGGCGCAACAGCCTCGGTCACCGGGTGAGAGTCGGCTATGCGACCGTTTTCCCGGACGAGTTGGCGTCAGCCATCGAAGCGCGCCTGGGGCACTGCCCGTGGCAACTGCTGATCGACCGCAAGAACGGCACCGACTTCATCGAGCTTCGTATTGCCCACCCTGGTGACGGCGGATGCGCCGAGGCATTGCAGCAGTCTCTGAAAGCAGGGGACGCTGCTGTGGTGGAGCTCATGGAGAAGGGGGCGCTGGCGGTGTCGGTCAATTGGTGCCAACCCTCGGCTCTGGTGACGAATCAGCGAACCGGCAAGCTGCTGCGTGTTGTCGACCGGCGCGACTATCAGTGCCCTCGTGATGAGGTCGGCCAATGA
- a CDS encoding acyl-protein synthase — MNLVHVEALCALDDPYLVGEYADHLFDAAMREVTAYHQQHSPGYAEWLRQQQFDPSAPGFESWGQLPPIFANYLKKHLLLSETGVDALELTSSGTTGQKSRMRYDARSLGAAQGMVDRIYRRYGWDTPHVPCNYLMLGYEPVRHSALGTAYTDDFLCKYAPVKQAFYALRHNGRQTEFDPFGVIEALQRFAQDGAPLRIQGFPAFMWFVLERMRDMKVPPLAFTADSLAMFGGGWKTHADQQIPKAQLYARMNEQLGIPTSRCRDGYGSVEHCVPYVECENHRHHVPTYSRAYTRHTGTFALQGYGQPGLIQFVSPYITSSPAHSIVMSDLAVLHRGDACGCGIATDWFEILGRAGTGKSRSCALAASELIREN, encoded by the coding sequence ATGAATCTTGTACACGTTGAGGCACTCTGTGCGCTTGATGATCCCTACCTGGTCGGCGAGTACGCCGATCATCTGTTTGATGCCGCGATGCGTGAAGTCACGGCTTACCACCAACAGCACTCACCGGGCTATGCCGAGTGGTTGCGTCAACAGCAGTTCGATCCTTCTGCCCCGGGTTTCGAGAGTTGGGGGCAGTTGCCGCCGATATTCGCCAACTATCTGAAGAAGCACCTGCTGCTCAGCGAGACAGGGGTGGATGCCCTGGAGCTGACCTCGTCAGGCACTACGGGCCAGAAGAGTCGAATGCGCTATGACGCGCGTAGCCTCGGTGCCGCGCAAGGCATGGTCGACCGGATCTATCGGCGGTATGGCTGGGATACGCCGCATGTGCCGTGCAACTACCTGATGCTGGGCTACGAGCCTGTCAGGCACAGCGCGCTCGGCACCGCCTACACCGACGACTTCCTGTGCAAGTACGCGCCGGTCAAACAGGCGTTTTATGCCCTGCGTCACAACGGCCGGCAAACCGAGTTCGACCCCTTTGGTGTCATCGAGGCATTGCAGCGGTTCGCGCAGGATGGGGCGCCTCTGCGCATCCAGGGCTTCCCGGCATTCATGTGGTTCGTCCTCGAGCGAATGCGGGACATGAAGGTCCCGCCCCTGGCATTTACTGCCGATTCGCTGGCCATGTTCGGCGGTGGCTGGAAAACCCATGCCGACCAGCAGATCCCCAAGGCCCAGCTGTATGCGCGGATGAACGAGCAGTTGGGCATACCGACCTCGCGCTGCCGCGACGGTTACGGCTCCGTCGAGCACTGCGTGCCCTATGTCGAGTGCGAGAACCACCGCCACCACGTACCCACCTATTCCCGCGCCTACACCCGCCACACCGGGACGTTCGCCTTGCAAGGGTACGGGCAGCCGGGGCTGATCCAGTTCGTGTCGCCGTACATCACCTCCAGCCCCGCCCACAGCATCGTGATGAGTGACCTGGCGGTGCTGCATCGCGGTGACGCGTGTGGCTGCGGTATTGCCACCGACTGGTTCGAGATTCTTGGGCGGGCTGGCACCGGCAAGAGCCGCAGCTGTGCGTTGGCCGCCTCCGAGCTGATAAGGGAGAACTGA
- a CDS encoding zinc-dependent peptidase yields the protein MWSFSAWRRRRTLARYPVDDQLWQVIRDRLPLLDGISDEEDRWLREACVLFLHDKHLTTLPGVELDDEQRLFLAAQAQLPLLHLGELNWYQGFHEIILYPDDFLSPQRHRDASGVEHVWDAEHSGEAWQQGPVILAWPGVLASGGWEAYNLVIHELAHKLDMLNGDANGLPPLHNGMRVEDWALAMQQAYDGMNRQLDQNPDTQTAIDPYAAENPAEFFAVTSEYFFSAPDLLHQAFPAVYQQLALFYRQDPLTRLALLQAEHPDYREHPA from the coding sequence ATGTGGTCGTTCAGCGCCTGGCGGCGCCGCCGCACCCTGGCCCGCTACCCGGTCGACGATCAGCTATGGCAGGTGATCCGTGATCGCCTGCCACTGCTCGATGGCATCAGCGACGAGGAAGACCGCTGGCTGCGTGAGGCCTGCGTGCTGTTCCTGCACGACAAGCACCTGACCACCCTGCCCGGCGTCGAACTGGACGACGAGCAGCGCCTGTTCCTCGCCGCCCAGGCCCAATTGCCGCTGCTGCACCTGGGCGAGCTGAACTGGTACCAGGGCTTCCACGAGATCATCCTCTACCCCGACGACTTTCTCAGCCCCCAGCGCCATCGCGACGCCAGCGGCGTGGAACACGTGTGGGACGCCGAGCACAGTGGCGAGGCCTGGCAACAGGGGCCGGTGATCCTGGCCTGGCCCGGGGTACTGGCCAGCGGGGGCTGGGAAGCCTACAACCTGGTCATCCACGAACTGGCGCACAAGCTCGACATGCTCAACGGCGACGCCAATGGCCTGCCACCGCTGCACAACGGCATGCGCGTGGAAGACTGGGCCCTGGCCATGCAGCAGGCCTACGACGGCATGAACCGCCAGCTCGACCAGAACCCCGACACGCAGACCGCCATCGACCCCTACGCCGCGGAAAACCCGGCAGAGTTCTTCGCCGTCACCAGCGAGTACTTCTTCAGCGCCCCCGACCTGCTGCACCAGGCCTTTCCAGCGGTCTACCAGCAGTTGGCGCTGTTCTACCGCCAGGACCCACTGACGCGCCTGGCCCTGCTGCAAGCCGAACACCCGGATTACCGTGAGCACCCTGCCTGA
- a CDS encoding TonB-dependent receptor yields MPAARRLPPVSRPLQRPSPISFAVRCAMLGCLVAGGASLAQAAGATSSVATRLDDATVRDYDIGQGPLGTSLGVFANQSGLLLSYDPELTRGRAAPSLKGRYTVLEGARRLLANTGLQLLPSASGTYILAPQTRTSTTATELSATVVDSTELLDPQRDTYRAPHSTVHLSREDLDRFGTVSVGDMLKGVAGVQVGDSRNGGALDVNIRGIQGQSRVAVRVDGSEQALDVYRGYGGTQQRSYIDPDLLSSVTVNKGPSTRSGAIGGSVEMKTLGVDDILVDGKDVGLRLTGNLWNNGVDPDHRNSHSRDEDLSAVPRDKRNGLFGSKAESGSAAFAYSNARLDLVAAYAHRNQGNYFSGKHGQDRYRLYDRDGDEQPSVASTYNAGEEVLNSSAQTDSYLLKSTWRLADDHTLELGYRRFEGRMGEIMPSDIFRFGTAGIYQYPQSEIDIDTYTARYHYLPEGNPWVDLTSNLWMTDSKTSTLSAAWMAPKSQLFRTDRSWSLQDDRRLGGDLNNVSRFTTGYGDFKLDLGGAFQLEDLQPQKSVVATQHDINANRMLRDASRQEFSFNGKLEYQPIEQVTLWGGGRYAYYRTKDNTVLAEARREEREMRWITASSPGHWGSMMWFPDANGQYTDATDPRLNNGIVFENSNEPFNGVPFNESGAVDVTVYPEDISSVVTGYDYTPQGKSSGGGFAPAFGINVEFLPDTFVYASYTQGLRLPSLFETSQGTQQVTPGKHLEPERSRSWEVGVSALRSNLLTAGDEASAKLAFFDNDIKHYITRYYDPSPGKWGQMTFSNTDRFRTRGLELQSHYDAGRVFADLSATYYLKTETCDAAFAAKLRASANRYQPTHNTPDCTPGSYMGSYTNTQNPPKFSANLTSGLRFFDEALTVGGRMTYTSGPTAQMDKPWQTGATTPQIDYRSVALFDLFLKYKVLEHTELNLSVQNLTDRYYLDPLAQSFMPAPGRTVRMGVQTRF; encoded by the coding sequence ATGCCCGCAGCACGACGGCTTCCCCCTGTTTCGCGCCCCTTGCAGCGCCCGTCCCCGATCAGTTTCGCCGTGCGCTGCGCGATGCTCGGCTGCCTGGTGGCGGGTGGCGCCTCCCTGGCCCAGGCCGCTGGCGCGACCTCCAGCGTGGCCACGCGGCTGGACGATGCCACAGTGCGCGACTACGACATCGGCCAGGGGCCGCTGGGGACCTCGCTGGGGGTGTTCGCCAACCAGTCCGGCCTGCTGCTTTCCTATGACCCCGAGCTGACCCGTGGCCGCGCGGCACCCTCGCTCAAGGGGCGCTACACGGTGCTGGAAGGTGCGCGGCGCCTGCTGGCGAACACCGGGTTGCAGTTGTTGCCGAGCGCATCGGGCACCTACATCCTGGCGCCGCAGACCCGTACATCGACCACTGCCACCGAGTTGAGCGCGACCGTGGTCGACTCCACCGAGCTGCTCGATCCGCAGCGGGACACCTACCGCGCGCCGCACTCCACGGTGCACCTGTCGCGGGAAGACCTCGACCGTTTCGGCACGGTGTCGGTGGGCGACATGCTCAAGGGCGTGGCGGGTGTGCAGGTGGGCGACAGCCGCAACGGCGGCGCGCTGGACGTCAATATCCGGGGTATCCAGGGGCAGAGCCGGGTGGCCGTGCGGGTCGATGGCTCGGAGCAGGCGCTGGACGTCTATCGCGGTTATGGCGGCACCCAGCAGCGCAGCTACATCGACCCGGACCTGCTCAGCAGCGTCACCGTGAACAAGGGCCCGAGCACCCGCTCGGGTGCGATCGGTGGCTCGGTGGAGATGAAGACCCTGGGCGTCGACGACATCCTGGTGGATGGCAAGGACGTGGGTTTGCGCCTGACCGGCAACCTCTGGAACAACGGTGTCGACCCCGACCATCGCAACAGCCATTCCCGCGACGAGGACCTGAGCGCGGTGCCTCGCGACAAGCGCAACGGCCTGTTCGGCTCGAAGGCCGAATCCGGCAGCGCGGCTTTCGCCTACAGCAACGCGCGCCTCGACCTGGTGGCGGCCTACGCGCACCGTAACCAGGGCAACTATTTTTCGGGCAAGCATGGCCAGGACCGCTACCGCCTCTACGACCGCGATGGCGACGAGCAGCCCAGCGTGGCCAGCACCTACAACGCCGGCGAGGAAGTGCTCAACTCGTCGGCGCAGACCGATTCCTACCTGCTCAAGAGCACCTGGCGCCTGGCGGACGACCACACCCTGGAGCTGGGCTATCGCCGCTTCGAAGGGCGCATGGGCGAGATCATGCCATCGGACATCTTCCGCTTCGGCACGGCTGGCATCTATCAATACCCCCAGTCCGAAATCGATATCGACACCTACACCGCCCGCTATCACTACCTGCCCGAAGGCAACCCGTGGGTGGACCTGACCAGCAACCTGTGGATGACCGATTCGAAGACCAGCACCCTGAGCGCGGCCTGGATGGCGCCCAAGTCGCAGCTGTTTCGCACCGACCGCAGTTGGTCGCTCCAGGACGACCGACGCCTCGGTGGCGACCTGAACAACGTGTCGCGTTTCACTACCGGCTATGGCGACTTCAAGCTCGACCTGGGCGGCGCCTTCCAGCTCGAAGACTTGCAACCGCAGAAAAGCGTGGTCGCCACCCAGCACGACATCAACGCCAACCGCATGCTGCGCGATGCATCACGCCAGGAGTTCAGTTTCAACGGCAAGCTGGAGTACCAACCCATCGAGCAGGTGACGCTGTGGGGCGGGGGCCGCTACGCCTACTACCGCACCAAGGACAATACCGTGCTGGCCGAGGCCCGCCGTGAGGAGCGCGAAATGCGCTGGATCACCGCGAGCAGCCCGGGGCACTGGGGCAGCATGATGTGGTTCCCCGACGCGAACGGCCAGTACACCGACGCCACCGACCCACGCCTGAACAACGGCATCGTCTTCGAGAACAGCAACGAGCCGTTCAATGGCGTGCCGTTCAACGAGTCCGGCGCAGTTGACGTGACGGTGTACCCGGAAGATATCAGCAGCGTGGTCACCGGCTATGACTACACCCCGCAGGGCAAGTCCAGTGGTGGCGGCTTTGCGCCGGCCTTCGGCATCAACGTCGAGTTCCTGCCCGACACCTTCGTCTATGCCTCGTACACCCAGGGCCTGCGCCTGCCTTCGTTGTTCGAGACCAGCCAAGGCACCCAGCAGGTTACCCCGGGCAAGCACCTCGAGCCCGAGCGTTCGCGCAGCTGGGAGGTGGGCGTCAGTGCCCTGCGCAGCAACCTGCTGACCGCAGGCGACGAGGCGTCGGCGAAGCTGGCGTTCTTCGACAACGACATCAAGCACTACATCACCCGCTACTACGACCCGAGCCCGGGCAAGTGGGGGCAGATGACCTTCAGCAACACCGATCGCTTCCGCACCCGTGGCCTGGAGCTGCAGTCGCACTATGATGCCGGGCGCGTGTTCGCCGACCTGTCGGCCACCTATTATCTGAAGACCGAGACCTGCGACGCGGCCTTCGCCGCCAAGCTGCGCGCCAGCGCCAATCGTTACCAGCCCACCCACAACACCCCGGACTGCACGCCGGGCAGCTACATGGGCTCGTACACCAACACTCAGAACCCGCCGAAGTTCTCGGCCAACCTCACCTCCGGCCTGCGCTTCTTCGACGAGGCGCTGACCGTGGGTGGGCGCATGACCTACACCTCCGGCCCCACCGCGCAGATGGACAAACCGTGGCAGACCGGCGCCACCACGCCGCAGATCGACTACCGCTCGGTGGCGTTGTTCGACCTGTTCCTCAAGTACAAGGTGCTGGAGCATACCGAGCTGAACCTGTCGGTGCAGAACCTGACGGACCGCTATTACCTGGACCCACTGGCACAGAGCTTCATGCCAGCACCGGGGCGGACAGTGCGAATGGGGGTGCAAACGCGGTTCTAG
- the ppa gene encoding inorganic diphosphatase, which translates to MSYSKIPAGKDLPNDIYVAIEIPANHAPIKYEIDKDSDTLFVDRFMATPMFYPANYGFIPNTLADDGDPLDVLVVTPYPVAPGSVIRARPVGVLNMTDDGGGDAKVIAVPHDKLSQLYVDVKEYTDLPALLIQQIEHFFANYKDLEKGKWVKIEGWEGADAARAAITKSVAAYKG; encoded by the coding sequence ATGAGCTACAGCAAGATTCCAGCCGGCAAAGACCTGCCGAACGACATCTACGTCGCTATCGAGATCCCGGCCAACCACGCGCCGATCAAGTACGAAATCGACAAGGACAGCGACACCCTGTTCGTCGACCGCTTCATGGCCACCCCGATGTTCTACCCGGCCAACTACGGTTTCATCCCCAACACCTTGGCTGACGACGGTGATCCGCTGGACGTGCTGGTCGTCACCCCGTACCCGGTCGCCCCAGGCTCGGTGATCCGTGCCCGTCCGGTCGGCGTGCTGAACATGACCGACGACGGCGGCGGCGACGCCAAGGTCATCGCCGTGCCTCACGACAAGCTGAGCCAGCTGTACGTCGACGTGAAGGAATACACCGACCTGCCAGCCCTGCTGATCCAGCAGATCGAGCACTTCTTCGCGAACTACAAGGATCTCGAGAAGGGCAAGTGGGTCAAGATCGAAGGCTGGGAAGGCGCCGACGCCGCCCGTGCCGCGATCACCAAGTCGGTTGCTGCCTACAAAGGCTGA
- a CDS encoding acyl-CoA reductase, producing the protein MYLIQGQYHADLTLDQALVRVTGELAHTLSHPCGIETVLACAGRFAEQLLDGQFLAELDAALREQLRAFCQPDVLRAKLENELGVNPFSLRRRDYRAPRFESWRPLGLILHITPGNAPLLPFFAVLESLLVGNVNWLRPSARDQGLNTRLLQAFLQCDRSGVLANHVAVLPVAKAELSSLMAYADGVSAWGGSEALKTLRDQLPDGCRWIPWGHKVSFAWLVPEAVDECALDALADEVCRLDQQACSSPQVVFVDSDDADTLRALGGQLAAAMRRRHALWPALSPSMQEAAQVTTKLALAELDHAFVDGRGQLWRGQGWQIILEHVMALEPSALFRTILLRPLPRQAVMHALRPWRTRLQTCGLVCAAHEIAHLSQLLLAAGVDRVTSVQTMHDGYSGEPHDGVFALGMFARRVSVSLVEGCLPGQATLDASGQAPAGLEGQPIMSRSAFLDGSISTQAQLFFRTGGTTGTPSLAGYTYRDYHRQMQAAADGLFAAGLEPGEDRLINLLYGGNLYGGLLSFFTVLDKLGARHYPMAGPQGDDYHAIAQLIVSERIDTVIGMPTTVHQLFLREAATLRAYGGIRKVLLGGEHLAPVQRSFIQGFGVETIRSALYGSVDAGPLGYSCASSPDGVFHLMGDTQWLEIVDPERDEPVAPGEAGRLLFTSKAREGQDVARYDIGDMGRWVSGQCPCGVPEPRFELLGRHGARVRIGSLFIQPQRLAALAEAPVQLHLEHNSDNGLERLRLLAEAEPEVVRARVCADAELSEALTLGLLELEVCQRAQQHFENHPQTGKTPLLIDKRR; encoded by the coding sequence ATGTACCTCATTCAAGGGCAGTACCATGCGGACCTGACGCTGGACCAGGCATTGGTGCGGGTGACGGGCGAACTGGCGCACACGCTGAGCCACCCCTGCGGGATCGAGACCGTGCTGGCCTGCGCCGGTCGGTTTGCCGAGCAACTGCTGGACGGTCAGTTCCTGGCCGAGCTCGACGCTGCTTTACGGGAGCAGCTCCGAGCGTTCTGCCAGCCTGACGTTCTGCGCGCCAAGCTGGAAAACGAACTGGGTGTCAATCCATTCTCCCTACGTCGTCGCGATTATCGGGCCCCCCGCTTCGAGAGCTGGCGGCCGCTGGGGCTCATCCTGCATATCACCCCAGGCAATGCACCGCTGCTGCCATTTTTTGCCGTGCTGGAAAGCTTGCTGGTGGGCAATGTCAACTGGCTACGCCCCAGCGCGCGCGACCAGGGCTTGAACACCCGATTGCTGCAGGCCTTCCTGCAGTGCGATCGATCCGGCGTACTGGCCAACCATGTGGCGGTATTGCCGGTGGCCAAGGCCGAGCTCTCGAGCTTGATGGCCTATGCCGATGGTGTTTCGGCCTGGGGGGGAAGCGAGGCGTTGAAGACCCTTCGCGACCAGCTGCCAGACGGTTGTCGATGGATTCCCTGGGGGCACAAGGTCAGTTTTGCCTGGCTGGTGCCGGAGGCGGTCGATGAGTGTGCCCTCGATGCGCTGGCCGACGAGGTCTGCCGCCTGGACCAGCAGGCATGCTCCAGCCCGCAGGTGGTGTTCGTCGACAGCGACGATGCGGACACGCTGCGAGCGTTGGGCGGGCAACTGGCCGCGGCGATGCGCCGCCGCCATGCCCTCTGGCCTGCGCTGTCGCCCAGTATGCAGGAGGCCGCGCAGGTCACCACCAAGCTTGCACTGGCCGAGCTGGATCACGCGTTCGTTGATGGCCGAGGCCAGCTCTGGAGGGGCCAGGGTTGGCAGATTATCCTTGAACATGTGATGGCGCTTGAGCCCTCTGCGCTGTTTCGCACGATCTTGCTTCGGCCATTGCCGCGCCAGGCGGTGATGCATGCCCTGCGCCCTTGGCGCACGCGGTTGCAGACTTGTGGCCTGGTCTGCGCCGCCCACGAAATTGCTCACCTCAGCCAGTTGTTGCTGGCCGCAGGGGTCGACCGGGTCACCTCGGTGCAGACAATGCACGATGGCTACAGCGGTGAGCCTCACGATGGCGTGTTTGCCCTGGGCATGTTTGCCCGCCGGGTTTCCGTGAGCCTGGTGGAGGGCTGCCTGCCTGGGCAGGCGACCCTGGATGCCAGCGGCCAGGCACCCGCCGGCCTGGAAGGGCAACCGATCATGAGCCGCAGTGCATTTCTGGACGGTTCGATCAGTACGCAGGCACAGCTGTTCTTCCGCACTGGCGGTACCACGGGCACGCCAAGCCTTGCCGGTTATACCTACCGCGATTATCACCGGCAGATGCAGGCTGCGGCCGACGGACTGTTTGCCGCCGGCCTGGAACCTGGCGAGGATCGGCTCATCAACCTGCTGTACGGGGGGAATCTATACGGCGGCCTGCTCAGTTTCTTCACGGTCCTGGACAAGCTTGGAGCCCGGCACTATCCGATGGCCGGCCCCCAAGGTGACGATTACCACGCGATAGCCCAGCTCATCGTCTCTGAACGCATCGACACTGTGATCGGCATGCCGACCACGGTGCACCAACTGTTCTTGCGCGAGGCCGCAACGTTGCGTGCCTATGGCGGGATCCGCAAGGTACTGCTGGGGGGTGAACACCTTGCCCCGGTACAGCGCTCGTTCATCCAGGGCTTTGGCGTCGAGACCATCCGTTCCGCGCTCTATGGTTCCGTCGATGCCGGCCCCCTGGGCTACTCCTGCGCGTCCAGCCCGGATGGGGTCTTCCACCTGATGGGCGATACCCAATGGCTGGAGATCGTCGACCCTGAGCGCGATGAGCCGGTCGCCCCGGGTGAGGCGGGGCGTTTGCTGTTCACCTCGAAGGCCCGGGAGGGGCAGGACGTCGCCCGTTATGACATCGGCGACATGGGACGTTGGGTGAGTGGCCAGTGCCCCTGTGGCGTGCCGGAGCCACGGTTCGAGCTGCTGGGGCGTCACGGGGCGCGGGTGCGTATTGGTTCGCTGTTCATCCAGCCGCAGCGGCTTGCCGCGCTGGCCGAAGCCCCGGTGCAACTGCACCTGGAGCACAATTCTGACAATGGTCTGGAACGTCTTCGCCTGCTGGCGGAGGCTGAGCCCGAGGTGGTGAGGGCCAGGGTGTGTGCCGACGCCGAGTTGAGCGAAGCATTGACACTTGGGTTGTTGGAGCTGGAGGTGTGCCAACGGGCGCAACAGCACTTCGAGAACCACCCGCAGACGGGGAAGACCCCATTGCTTATCGACAAACGTCGCTGA